The Pseudolabrys sp. FHR47 genome contains a region encoding:
- a CDS encoding septal ring lytic transglycosylase RlpA family protein, with amino-acid sequence MPVLQESGRIGLCARVAAVVAGGLLLANCSANSRLDPKWGVAASPRVIEDGEPVPKGGGKYRVGKPYTVAGRTYVPEEDVNYKAEGYASWYGSDFHGRYTANGEIFDKESISAAHPTMALPSYARVTNLRNKKSMIVRVNDRGPYVGNRVIDLSARVARLLEFHGHGVTKVRVEYVGRAPLAGSDDRKLVATLRDGNAPPPKVQVASSKDFAPYFDPKPMAEAPRQAKTPATKTPAAQQVAAVADDDEAETEVPARIAAASLPAPMRSAAVQTAQAPAAAAVSPVSAYAPTRYDGRAGFMNGRGLY; translated from the coding sequence ATGCCTGTTTTGCAAGAGAGCGGCCGGATCGGTCTGTGCGCGCGCGTCGCTGCGGTTGTCGCGGGCGGGCTGCTGCTCGCCAACTGTTCTGCCAATTCCCGTCTCGACCCCAAATGGGGCGTGGCGGCGAGCCCCCGAGTCATCGAGGACGGCGAGCCGGTCCCGAAGGGTGGCGGCAAATACCGCGTCGGCAAGCCCTATACCGTCGCCGGCCGCACCTACGTCCCCGAAGAGGACGTGAACTACAAGGCCGAAGGTTATGCGTCGTGGTACGGCTCCGACTTCCACGGCCGTTACACCGCCAATGGCGAAATCTTCGATAAGGAATCGATTTCGGCCGCGCATCCGACCATGGCGTTGCCGTCTTATGCGCGGGTCACCAACCTGCGCAACAAGAAGTCGATGATCGTGCGCGTCAACGATCGCGGGCCCTATGTCGGCAACCGCGTCATCGACCTGTCGGCGCGCGTGGCGCGCCTGCTGGAGTTCCACGGTCATGGTGTCACCAAGGTGAGGGTCGAGTATGTCGGCCGGGCGCCGCTGGCCGGCTCCGATGATCGCAAGCTGGTGGCCACCTTGCGTGACGGCAATGCGCCGCCGCCGAAGGTGCAGGTGGCCTCGTCCAAGGATTTCGCGCCTTATTTCGACCCCAAGCCGATGGCGGAGGCGCCGCGTCAGGCCAAGACGCCGGCCACCAAGACGCCGGCGGCCCAGCAGGTTGCCGCGGTCGCGGATGACGACGAGGCCGAGACTGAAGTACCGGCCCGCATCGCGGCGGCCAGTTTGCCGGCCCCGATGCGCTCCGCGGCTGTGCAAACCGCACAGGCCCCGGCCGCCGCAGCGGTTTCGCCGGTTTCGGCCTATGCCCCGACCCGGTATGATGGCCGCGCGGGATTCATGAACGGTCGTGGCCTCTACTGA
- a CDS encoding LysR family transcriptional regulator → MPSLVPAALRYADQVARSGSIQRAAKELNVAASAINRQIIQLEGILGVPLFERVARGMRLTPAGDAVVTLARRWHADERRAAADLQQLQGIHQGHVRIVAMDSHVNGFLPDVVQQLAREHPRIALEIEIGSTDAAGSALIGGTADIAAVFNLSPRRELHVLWSAELPFGCVVAPHHPLARERSISMQEAVAYPIALQSRALMIRRYLETRHGWLFTEGQKVVETNSLQLVKSLARSGDYIAFTSELDAAPELIDGSLTFIPVRDKGAEPQTVSIAIDGRKPISRIGRIVAQTLTDNIQRTLARVQLERSL, encoded by the coding sequence ATGCCGTCCCTCGTGCCCGCTGCCTTGCGTTACGCCGATCAGGTCGCCCGCTCAGGCTCGATCCAGCGCGCGGCCAAGGAACTGAACGTCGCCGCCTCAGCGATCAACCGCCAAATCATTCAATTGGAGGGGATTTTAGGCGTTCCGCTGTTCGAACGGGTGGCCAGGGGCATGCGGCTCACCCCGGCCGGGGACGCCGTTGTGACCTTGGCGCGGCGCTGGCACGCCGACGAGCGGCGCGCCGCGGCCGACCTCCAACAGCTGCAAGGCATCCATCAGGGCCATGTCCGCATCGTCGCGATGGACAGCCACGTCAACGGCTTCCTGCCCGATGTGGTGCAGCAGCTAGCCCGGGAACATCCGCGCATAGCGCTCGAAATCGAAATCGGCAGCACCGACGCGGCAGGCAGCGCACTGATCGGCGGCACGGCCGATATTGCCGCCGTGTTCAATCTGTCACCGCGCCGCGAACTGCATGTGCTGTGGTCGGCGGAGTTGCCTTTTGGTTGTGTCGTTGCGCCTCATCATCCGCTGGCGCGCGAGCGCTCGATCAGCATGCAGGAGGCAGTTGCGTATCCCATCGCCCTGCAGAGCCGGGCGCTGATGATCCGCCGTTATTTGGAGACTCGGCATGGCTGGCTATTCACCGAAGGCCAGAAGGTGGTCGAAACCAACTCGCTGCAATTGGTGAAGTCGCTTGCGCGCAGCGGCGACTATATCGCCTTCACGTCGGAACTCGACGCCGCACCGGAACTGATTGACGGCTCGCTCACATTCATTCCGGTGCGAGACAAGGGCGCCGAGCCGCAGACCGTCAGTATCGCCATCGATGGGCGCAAACCGATCAGCCGGATCGGGCGTATCGTGGCGCAAACGCTGACGGACAATATCCAACGCACACTCGCGCGCGTTCAGCTGGAACGCAGCCTCTGA
- a CDS encoding ABC transporter ATP-binding protein — protein MTDATGHALTLAHLTHRFGDFVAARDINLDIRPGELISLLGPSGCGKTTLLKIIAGFLRQSEGDVLVDGQSISHLPPNRRQVGIVFQNYALFPHMTVAENVGYGLAAAGRPKDEIAAVVKEMLGIVQMGAFGHRLPRELSGGQQQRVALARCLAIRPKILLLDEPFSALDKNLRLDMQIEVKRLQQQSGITTVLVTHDQEEALSISDRIAVLSRGYLEQFDTPTEIYDRPRSLFVNTFVGTANLIEGVLEAKSADRSSVRIGGIIIDVPLPGPVAVGAPVLVSVRPESVRLSATPGGLPVRIAAVLPIGPSLIYEVLLESGTPVKIVQDRAESSGNLGDNAFLSIRTDRISGLFAKTQQS, from the coding sequence GTGACTGACGCCACCGGACATGCGCTGACGCTCGCGCACCTCACGCACCGCTTCGGCGACTTCGTTGCCGCCCGCGACATCAATCTCGACATCAGGCCCGGTGAACTGATCTCGCTGCTCGGCCCGAGCGGCTGCGGCAAGACCACCCTGCTCAAGATCATCGCCGGCTTCCTGCGTCAGAGCGAAGGCGACGTGCTGGTCGACGGCCAATCGATTTCGCATCTACCGCCGAACCGGCGGCAGGTCGGCATCGTGTTCCAGAACTACGCCCTCTTCCCGCATATGACGGTGGCGGAAAACGTTGGCTACGGCCTCGCCGCTGCTGGCCGGCCGAAAGACGAGATCGCCGCGGTGGTCAAGGAGATGCTCGGCATCGTGCAGATGGGCGCCTTCGGCCACCGTCTGCCGCGCGAACTGTCCGGCGGTCAGCAGCAACGCGTGGCGCTGGCGCGCTGCCTTGCCATTCGCCCCAAGATTCTGTTGCTGGACGAGCCCTTCAGCGCGCTCGACAAGAATCTGCGTCTCGACATGCAGATCGAGGTCAAACGGCTGCAGCAGCAATCGGGCATCACGACGGTCCTCGTGACGCACGATCAGGAAGAGGCCCTGAGCATCTCCGACCGCATCGCGGTGCTGTCGCGCGGCTATCTCGAGCAGTTCGATACACCGACCGAAATTTACGACCGGCCGCGCTCGCTATTCGTCAACACCTTCGTCGGCACTGCCAATCTCATTGAGGGCGTTCTCGAAGCCAAATCGGCCGACCGCTCGTCCGTCCGCATCGGCGGCATTATCATCGACGTGCCGCTGCCCGGTCCGGTCGCCGTCGGCGCGCCGGTCCTCGTATCGGTACGACCGGAAAGTGTCCGGCTGTCCGCCACGCCCGGCGGCTTGCCGGTGCGCATCGCCGCCGTGCTGCCGATCGGCCCATCGCTGATCTACGAGGTGCTGCTCGAGAGCGGCACGCCAGTGAAGATCGTACAGGACCGCGCCGAGAGCAGCGGCAACCTCGGCGACAACGCTTTCCTTTCGATCAGGACCGATCGCATCAGCGGCCTTTTCGCCAAAACCCAGCAATCGTAA
- a CDS encoding ABC transporter substrate-binding protein yields MFDITRRHLLAGTAAAAGLSLLPRTAFAAEELVAATFGGTWANVHKQILAPYFSKKSGATVVQSPMLATEQIAKLTAAKGAQPPFDVAMLDDGPNIAAIDAGLVEKFDPSKAPNFASLAPGFKTEYGPAITMQAIGIAYNPKTVKTPPTSWADLWKPEYKGRVGITSLASTLGLAFLLDINRLEGGTEASMEPAFKKLKTLLPNLAAVSANFGAHGALFQQNEIDIGVQNFNFAEELKAKGVPIEFVRVSTGTPAWKTTMHVVKGALKPDLAYSYIDSQLSAEVQGEMQKSPWNVIPTNSKVPFDGLVASKIAKTPADLEKMVFFDWKKVNQGRAEWTAQFNRDIRA; encoded by the coding sequence ATGTTCGACATCACACGGCGCCATCTTTTAGCCGGGACCGCGGCTGCAGCCGGCCTGTCCCTTCTGCCTCGCACGGCTTTCGCCGCCGAGGAACTGGTCGCCGCCACTTTCGGCGGCACCTGGGCCAATGTGCACAAGCAAATCCTGGCGCCCTATTTCAGCAAGAAGTCGGGCGCGACGGTCGTGCAGTCGCCGATGCTGGCGACCGAACAGATTGCCAAGCTGACCGCCGCCAAGGGAGCGCAACCGCCGTTCGATGTCGCGATGCTCGACGACGGTCCGAACATCGCCGCCATTGACGCGGGCTTGGTCGAGAAATTCGATCCGTCGAAGGCGCCGAACTTCGCCTCCCTCGCGCCCGGTTTCAAAACCGAATACGGCCCAGCCATCACCATGCAGGCGATCGGCATCGCCTATAATCCGAAGACCGTGAAGACGCCGCCGACCTCATGGGCCGATCTGTGGAAGCCGGAATACAAGGGCCGTGTCGGCATCACCTCGCTCGCCTCGACTCTGGGGCTCGCATTTCTGCTCGATATCAATCGCCTCGAAGGCGGCACGGAAGCGAGCATGGAGCCCGCCTTCAAGAAACTGAAAACGCTTCTGCCGAACCTCGCCGCCGTTTCGGCGAACTTCGGTGCGCACGGCGCACTGTTCCAGCAGAACGAGATCGATATCGGCGTGCAAAATTTCAACTTCGCCGAGGAACTGAAAGCCAAAGGTGTTCCGATCGAATTCGTGCGCGTTTCGACCGGCACTCCCGCCTGGAAAACGACCATGCATGTCGTCAAGGGTGCGCTGAAACCCGACCTCGCCTATTCCTATATCGACAGCCAGTTGTCGGCCGAGGTGCAGGGTGAAATGCAGAAGTCGCCGTGGAACGTGATCCCGACCAATTCCAAGGTGCCATTCGACGGTTTGGTCGCCAGCAAGATCGCCAAGACTCCGGCGGATCTCGAAAAGATGGTGTTCTTCGACTGGAAGAAGGTCAACCAGGGCCGTGCCGAGTGGACGGCGCAGTTCAACCGCGACATCCGCGCCTAA
- a CDS encoding ABC transporter permease, giving the protein MADGAAKEGQEWRLTLPLTLFFVAFFVGPLLLLIGISFQAERQMTGVLGLNQYAVFLGDSLNLDVLSNTLILGVKATALCLIFGYPLAWLITRVSARMQALLIFLVILPIVTSVVVRTFAWIVILGRRGIVNDAIIAMGLSATPLRLLFNEAGVVIVLTQVQLPLMVLPLVTVLQRIDPNLASASQALGAGAWRTFFKITLPLSMPGIIAGTILTYTACVSAFVTQSLIGGSRLLYMPMMIFQQAMDLQNWPFAAAISVLFMISVLLIVGLLVALSRSRAARLYG; this is encoded by the coding sequence ATGGCCGACGGTGCGGCAAAGGAAGGACAGGAATGGCGGCTAACGCTACCGCTGACTCTGTTCTTTGTTGCCTTCTTCGTCGGCCCTCTCCTCCTGCTGATCGGCATCAGCTTCCAGGCCGAGCGCCAGATGACCGGCGTACTCGGCCTCAACCAATACGCCGTCTTCCTCGGCGACAGCCTCAATCTCGATGTCTTGAGCAATACGCTCATTCTTGGCGTCAAGGCGACCGCTTTGTGCCTGATCTTCGGCTATCCGCTGGCGTGGCTTATCACCCGCGTATCCGCCCGGATGCAGGCTCTGCTGATCTTCCTCGTCATACTTCCGATCGTGACCAGCGTCGTGGTGCGCACCTTCGCCTGGATCGTCATCCTCGGCCGGCGCGGCATCGTCAATGACGCCATCATCGCTATGGGCCTGTCGGCGACACCGCTGCGGCTGCTGTTCAACGAAGCCGGCGTGGTCATCGTTCTGACGCAGGTTCAACTACCGCTGATGGTCCTGCCGCTGGTCACCGTCCTGCAGCGCATCGACCCGAACCTTGCCAGCGCCTCACAGGCGTTGGGTGCGGGGGCGTGGCGCACATTCTTCAAAATCACGCTGCCGCTGTCGATGCCCGGTATCATCGCCGGCACGATCCTCACCTACACAGCTTGCGTCAGCGCCTTCGTCACGCAGTCGCTGATCGGCGGCTCGCGGCTGCTCTATATGCCGATGATGATCTTCCAGCAGGCGATGGATCTGCAGAACTGGCCCTTCGCCGCCGCGATTTCCGTTCTTTTCATGATTTCCGTGCTGCTCATTGTCGGCCTGCTGGTGGCGCTGTCGCGCAGCCGCGCCGCTCGGCTTTACGGCTAG
- a CDS encoding ABC transporter permease — MRRAIDWNEVSFRAVFWLLSLIAIAALAAPVIVILMLSFTGEEALHFPPSSYSLRWYEALLSANELRDSFIISLKVALITVIASVVLGVAAALAIARSRKTWVRSLETLFMSPLILPALAFGFASLMMFSILGFRPSILTLSIGHIVVCVPFVLRTTLSSLAQLDPALLDCSVSLGASDFYTFRRITLPLIGRGVASGAFIAFMSSFDNIPVSLFLQDARTQMLPIYLWDIIQNQLDNRAASACGVIIIGTILLMLLMERLAGFSRFMK, encoded by the coding sequence ATGAGACGCGCCATTGACTGGAACGAAGTCTCCTTCCGAGCCGTGTTTTGGCTGTTGTCACTCATCGCCATCGCCGCGCTGGCGGCACCGGTGATCGTCATCCTCATGCTATCGTTCACCGGCGAAGAGGCCCTGCACTTCCCGCCGTCAAGCTATTCGCTGCGATGGTACGAGGCGCTTTTGTCAGCCAACGAACTGCGAGACTCCTTCATCATCTCGCTGAAGGTGGCGCTCATCACGGTCATCGCCTCGGTTGTTCTCGGCGTCGCGGCGGCGCTCGCCATCGCACGCAGCAGGAAGACCTGGGTCCGCAGCCTCGAAACCTTGTTTATGTCGCCGCTGATCCTGCCGGCGCTCGCTTTCGGCTTCGCCTCGCTGATGATGTTCTCGATACTCGGCTTCCGGCCGTCGATCCTCACTTTGTCGATCGGCCATATCGTGGTCTGCGTGCCCTTCGTGCTGCGCACGACGTTGTCGAGCCTCGCCCAGCTCGATCCGGCACTGCTGGATTGCTCGGTCAGCCTCGGCGCCTCCGATTTCTACACGTTCCGCCGGATTACGCTGCCGCTGATCGGCCGCGGCGTCGCCTCCGGCGCCTTCATCGCCTTCATGTCCTCCTTCGACAACATCCCGGTTTCGCTGTTCCTGCAGGACGCACGAACGCAGATGCTGCCGATCTATCTGTGGGACATCATCCAGAACCAGCTCGACAATCGCGCGGCGTCGGCCTGCGGCGTCATCATCATCGGCACCATCCTGCTCATGCTGCTGATGGAACGGCTCGCCGGCTTCTCGCGCTTCATGAAATGA
- the uraD gene encoding 2-oxo-4-hydroxy-4-carboxy-5-ureidoimidazoline decarboxylase — translation MPAAMTTLAELNAMPAGDFMAALAPVFENAPWIAEGVAAKRPFASLTALHKAMLSVIAEQPDDVQVAFLRGHPRLSPETLRKGTTAESTAEQTAAGIGALDEATIAKLTALNAAYDSKFGFPFILAVRRASLPTMLATFERRLAATPEAERAEALAEVQAISWMRLLDRVQPAPTGSLSTHVLDTVRAMPAAGLGVELWGRDASGQPICLESFTTDANGASGHDLLGQGRLRAGTYEWRYDTPTYFAARGYPTPARSFLGKVTVAFSVWNPEEHFHVPLLLTPGSYMTYRGS, via the coding sequence GTGCCGGCCGCGATGACGACACTTGCCGAGCTCAATGCCATGCCGGCCGGCGATTTCATGGCCGCGCTTGCGCCGGTGTTCGAGAACGCTCCCTGGATTGCCGAAGGGGTGGCGGCGAAGCGGCCCTTCGCCAGCCTCACGGCGTTGCATAAGGCGATGTTGAGCGTCATCGCCGAACAGCCGGACGACGTGCAGGTGGCCTTCCTGCGCGGTCATCCCCGTCTCTCTCCGGAGACCTTGCGGAAGGGCACGACGGCAGAATCGACGGCCGAGCAAACCGCAGCGGGCATCGGCGCGCTCGACGAGGCAACGATCGCGAAACTCACCGCGCTGAACGCCGCCTATGACTCGAAGTTCGGCTTCCCATTCATTCTCGCGGTGCGGCGCGCTTCATTGCCCACCATGCTCGCGACTTTCGAGCGCCGGCTGGCGGCAACGCCCGAAGCCGAGCGCGCCGAGGCTCTTGCCGAAGTTCAGGCCATCAGCTGGATGCGCCTACTGGATCGCGTGCAACCGGCGCCGACCGGGAGCCTATCGACCCATGTACTCGACACTGTGCGCGCCATGCCGGCCGCAGGGCTCGGGGTCGAATTGTGGGGGCGCGATGCCTCGGGTCAGCCGATCTGTCTCGAGAGCTTCACGACCGACGCCAACGGCGCCTCCGGTCACGATCTGCTCGGGCAAGGCCGTCTGCGCGCGGGGACCTATGAATGGCGTTACGACACGCCGACCTATTTCGCCGCGAGAGGCTATCCGACGCCGGCGCGCTCGTTCCTCGGTAAGGTCACCGTCGCCTTCTCGGTGTGGAATCCGGAAGAGCACTTCCACGTCCCGCTGCTGCTGACGCCCGGTTCATACATGACCTATCGCGGCAGCTAG
- a CDS encoding ABC transporter ATP-binding protein: MPISAAESLIEVKDLASGYGKIGVLHGVNLAIGKGEVVALLGPNGAGKTTLLRTISGLLPASDGTIRLDGRDVRGSDARAMVRAGVAHVIEGHRVFTQLSVTDNLLLAGYYVPRGERAARIEEALAYFPEIAEKRHEKGAALSGGQQQMLAVAQGLVQRPRLLMLDEPSAGLSPVLVDRVLNVLGRLAQAGTAVLLVEQLVEKALAAANRVYALAQGRIVFEAQTSEPNITVQLEHAYLGGRE; this comes from the coding sequence GTGCCTATCTCGGCGGCTGAATCACTGATCGAAGTGAAGGACCTCGCCAGCGGCTACGGCAAGATCGGCGTGCTGCATGGCGTCAACCTGGCCATCGGCAAAGGCGAGGTGGTGGCGCTGCTCGGTCCCAACGGCGCCGGCAAGACGACCTTGCTGCGCACCATTTCCGGGTTGCTGCCGGCGAGCGACGGCACGATCCGGCTCGACGGCCGCGACGTGCGGGGCTCGGATGCCCGCGCGATGGTGCGGGCGGGTGTCGCCCATGTCATCGAAGGCCATCGCGTCTTCACCCAGCTGAGCGTCACCGACAATCTGTTGCTGGCAGGATATTACGTACCGCGAGGCGAACGCGCCGCCCGCATCGAGGAAGCGCTCGCATACTTTCCCGAGATCGCCGAGAAGCGCCACGAAAAGGGAGCGGCGCTGAGCGGCGGCCAGCAACAGATGCTGGCGGTGGCGCAGGGCCTCGTGCAACGGCCGCGGCTGCTGATGCTCGATGAGCCTTCGGCCGGCCTGTCGCCGGTCCTGGTCGATCGCGTGTTGAACGTGCTTGGCCGGCTGGCGCAGGCGGGCACGGCGGTGCTGCTGGTCGAGCAGTTGGTCGAGAAGGCGCTGGCGGCAGCCAACCGCGTCTATGCTCTGGCGCAGGGCCGCATCGTGTTCGAAGCGCAGACCAGCGAGCCTAACATTACGGTGCAACTCGAACATGCTTATCTCGGCGGACGCGAATGA
- a CDS encoding ATP-binding cassette domain-containing protein, with protein sequence MKADTQAAGIPASRAQPAWRDTAIHVLPFLAIFGFAAIVPMATNDYWALIATRAAIYWMLVSGLNLILGFAGQLAIGYVALLTLGAYTTSVLVSSNVLPPMPLFVAFGVAALFGAIFGVIVGLPALRLRTFYFAMSTLGFATIVTQIALAWQSVTGGGIGLPGPEFPAPFNTTKGFFYFCLGCAVLGTWMTANVAHSRFGRALIAIRDAEVATESLGISKPKMLISIFLLAGAFAAFAGGLFATLQTYITPEAFSFDLSVLFFIAILIGGRGSILGPLLGTIILTLLPEFAAPLAAWSTFLYAVLLLAVVLVAPGGIAALLDFKNRRPLQSNRAIVPRSALLPEILAGERVQTAIALRGIALSFGAVRAIDGVDLDVGPGRIHGLIGPNGSGKTTTLNVISGYYRPQSGTVMLGGTELEPGRPETRAALGIARTFQTPRIVGEASVLQNVMIGGTIAGQGTLVESLLALPRHHDDERKLAEAARLALRIVGLESLAAVRADRLQHSELRFLEIARALMLRPQFLMLDEPAAGLSVDEIARLGDLIREISRQGVGVLLVEHHADLIFDICDQVTVLNLGRVLAAGTPTEIRQHKEVVSAYLGG encoded by the coding sequence ATGAAGGCCGACACGCAGGCTGCCGGGATTCCGGCCTCCCGGGCGCAACCGGCCTGGCGCGACACGGCAATCCATGTTTTGCCGTTCCTCGCGATCTTCGGCTTCGCCGCGATCGTCCCGATGGCCACCAACGATTACTGGGCGCTGATCGCCACGCGGGCGGCGATCTACTGGATGCTGGTGTCGGGCCTCAATCTGATCCTCGGCTTCGCCGGTCAACTCGCCATCGGCTATGTCGCGCTGTTGACGCTCGGAGCCTATACGACGAGCGTGCTGGTGAGCAGCAATGTGCTGCCGCCGATGCCGCTCTTTGTCGCCTTCGGCGTCGCGGCGCTCTTCGGAGCGATTTTCGGTGTCATCGTCGGGCTTCCGGCCCTTCGTCTGCGAACCTTCTACTTCGCCATGTCCACGCTCGGCTTCGCGACGATCGTCACGCAGATCGCGCTCGCGTGGCAGAGCGTCACCGGCGGCGGGATCGGCTTGCCGGGCCCCGAATTTCCGGCGCCCTTCAACACGACCAAGGGCTTCTTCTACTTCTGCCTCGGTTGCGCCGTACTCGGCACCTGGATGACCGCCAATGTGGCGCATAGTCGCTTCGGCCGCGCTCTGATCGCCATCCGTGATGCCGAGGTGGCGACGGAGTCGCTTGGCATTTCCAAGCCTAAAATGCTGATCTCGATCTTCCTGCTGGCTGGCGCCTTCGCGGCGTTTGCCGGCGGGCTGTTCGCAACCCTGCAAACCTACATCACACCGGAAGCCTTCAGCTTCGATCTATCAGTTCTGTTCTTCATCGCCATTCTCATTGGCGGCCGTGGCTCGATCCTCGGGCCGCTGCTGGGAACCATCATCCTCACCTTGCTGCCGGAGTTCGCCGCGCCGCTCGCAGCCTGGTCGACATTCCTATATGCCGTCCTGCTGCTGGCGGTCGTCCTTGTCGCGCCCGGCGGTATCGCGGCGCTTCTGGATTTCAAAAACCGGCGGCCGCTGCAATCCAATCGCGCCATCGTACCGCGGTCGGCGCTGCTGCCGGAGATTCTGGCGGGCGAGCGCGTCCAGACAGCCATTGCGTTGCGTGGCATTGCCCTGAGTTTCGGGGCCGTCCGCGCCATCGATGGCGTCGACCTCGACGTCGGGCCGGGACGCATTCATGGCCTGATTGGTCCGAACGGTAGCGGCAAGACCACGACGCTCAACGTCATCTCCGGCTACTATCGTCCGCAAAGCGGTACCGTCATGCTCGGCGGCACCGAACTCGAACCGGGCAGGCCAGAGACCCGTGCGGCGCTTGGCATCGCGCGCACCTTCCAGACGCCGCGGATCGTCGGTGAGGCGTCAGTGCTGCAGAACGTCATGATCGGCGGCACGATTGCGGGGCAGGGCACGCTTGTCGAGTCACTGCTGGCGCTGCCGCGTCACCACGACGACGAGCGCAAGCTCGCCGAGGCCGCCCGGCTCGCCTTGCGGATCGTAGGCTTGGAAAGTCTTGCCGCGGTGCGCGCGGACCGTTTGCAGCACAGCGAACTGCGCTTTCTGGAAATTGCGCGCGCGCTGATGTTGCGTCCGCAATTTCTCATGCTGGATGAACCGGCCGCCGGCCTTTCCGTCGACGAGATCGCGCGGCTCGGGGACTTGATCAGGGAAATCAGTCGGCAGGGTGTCGGCGTCCTGCTGGTCGAGCATCACGCCGATCTCATTTTCGACATTTGCGATCAGGTCACGGTGCTCAACCTCGGCCGGGTCCTCGCGGCCGGCACGCCGACCGAAATCCGCCAGCACAAGGAGGTGGTCAGTGCCTATCTCGGCGGCTGA
- a CDS encoding branched-chain amino acid ABC transporter permease: protein MARSASRPATHKDIGTQMLASILASGLAVGAVYALIGVTYNTMFSTSRVMSFTAGQLGMLGGVFGSLFMVRLGFPFIPGLIATLLCCAVLGVITEIVAVRPVLKSLDQHLYVLSTLALALMIQQVTAIEWSTEPQPFPKIFAIGSGIFDEKFWLPIVACVITLLGLEFLYRRTLVGHAFVAIAEDNFAARALGLPERNLRMASYALAAAIGGFAGFAGGQLLLAFVANGPLLNFYGFVPVALGGLGNNRGAVVGGFALGLFQQTANFLVGGIFSSVAVFVMFIVVLLAAPQGLFGSSSARRV from the coding sequence ATGGCACGTTCCGCCTCGCGCCCGGCTACGCATAAGGATATCGGCACACAAATGCTGGCCTCGATCCTGGCGTCAGGTCTCGCGGTGGGCGCGGTTTACGCGCTCATCGGCGTGACATACAACACGATGTTCTCGACATCGCGCGTCATGAGTTTCACCGCCGGGCAGCTTGGCATGCTCGGCGGCGTCTTCGGCTCGCTGTTCATGGTGCGGCTCGGTTTCCCGTTCATCCCGGGGCTGATCGCGACGTTGTTATGTTGTGCCGTGCTCGGGGTCATCACCGAGATCGTCGCCGTCCGTCCGGTGCTCAAGAGCCTGGATCAGCACCTTTACGTTCTGTCGACATTGGCGCTGGCGCTGATGATCCAGCAGGTCACTGCGATCGAGTGGAGCACCGAGCCGCAACCTTTCCCGAAGATATTCGCGATCGGATCGGGCATCTTCGACGAGAAATTCTGGCTGCCCATCGTCGCCTGCGTCATCACGCTCCTTGGCCTCGAATTTCTGTATCGACGAACACTGGTCGGCCACGCCTTCGTGGCGATTGCCGAGGACAATTTCGCCGCGCGCGCGCTCGGCCTGCCGGAGCGCAATCTGCGGATGGCCAGCTACGCTCTGGCCGCTGCGATCGGTGGATTTGCCGGCTTCGCCGGCGGCCAATTACTGCTGGCCTTCGTCGCCAACGGGCCGCTGCTGAATTTCTACGGCTTCGTCCCTGTCGCGCTGGGTGGGCTCGGCAACAACCGCGGCGCGGTGGTCGGCGGCTTCGCGCTCGGGCTGTTCCAGCAGACCGCCAATTTCCTCGTCGGCGGCATCTTCTCGTCGGTCGCGGTTTTCGTGATGTTCATCGTTGTACTGCTGGCGGCCCCGCAAGGCCTGTTCGGCTCGTCCTCGGCCCGGAGGGTTTGA